The Brevinematia bacterium genome includes a region encoding these proteins:
- a CDS encoding sugar ABC transporter substrate-binding protein: MKVLRVVVLLVAVVFGVVLSSCGGPSNKLVFMYWGTPEEKATVLNYITNFLERNPGIEIEAIHVDSLSFGQKLKTMIAGGTPPDVFYLDIEDFAGLVSRGHLLQLDDFLNRDKDEVNPSDFFEAPFNEFRYKGRLYGIAKDFTTLVLYYNIDMFDKFKIGYPNDNWTWNDFLDAAKKLTKDLNGDGNIDQYGFVLETWANWWRNWVYANGGTFFDNEGNFVLGKEPYLGKNAEAIQFLADLIWVHKVVPKITTSRDFGGGEAMFVDGRAGMAAYGRWVTLRFRDITKFKWNVAQMPKGSAKRASTLFTVAYCIYAGTKNPELSWSLVKFLSSPEVQKDVANSGLAIPIRKSVAYSDAFLKASAIVKNQPQVDSKVYLDALQFVTDFRRPVKWVEMRDILDEYIQKVLNNDMKAIDALKELQLDIEGTIGS; the protein is encoded by the coding sequence ATGAAGGTTTTGAGAGTGGTGGTGCTTTTGGTAGCTGTGGTGTTTGGGGTAGTATTATCCTCCTGTGGAGGTCCCAGTAACAAGTTAGTGTTTATGTATTGGGGAACTCCTGAGGAGAAGGCAACAGTTTTGAATTACATAACGAACTTCTTGGAGCGAAACCCAGGAATTGAGATAGAAGCTATTCATGTTGACTCTCTTAGCTTTGGTCAGAAGCTAAAGACAATGATAGCTGGTGGAACACCACCTGATGTTTTTTACCTTGATATTGAGGATTTTGCAGGGTTGGTTTCAAGAGGTCATCTGTTACAGCTTGATGATTTTCTAAACAGAGATAAGGATGAGGTCAATCCTAGTGACTTTTTTGAAGCACCTTTTAATGAGTTTAGGTATAAGGGAAGATTGTATGGTATTGCGAAGGACTTCACAACCTTGGTCTTATACTATAACATAGACATGTTTGACAAGTTTAAGATAGGTTATCCTAATGACAACTGGACATGGAATGACTTTTTAGATGCTGCTAAAAAGCTTACAAAAGATTTAAATGGTGATGGTAACATAGATCAGTATGGTTTTGTGCTTGAGACTTGGGCAAACTGGTGGAGGAATTGGGTATACGCAAATGGTGGAACCTTCTTTGATAACGAAGGAAACTTTGTGCTTGGTAAGGAGCCATATTTGGGTAAGAATGCTGAGGCTATACAGTTTTTGGCAGACCTTATATGGGTGCATAAAGTTGTTCCAAAGATTACTACCTCAAGAGACTTTGGTGGTGGTGAGGCGATGTTCGTAGATGGTAGAGCCGGAATGGCTGCTTACGGCAGGTGGGTAACCCTAAGGTTTAGGGATATAACTAAGTTTAAGTGGAATGTTGCCCAAATGCCAAAAGGTAGTGCAAAGAGAGCTTCAACACTGTTTACGGTTGCGTACTGTATATATGCAGGGACAAAAAATCCTGAGCTATCCTGGAGTTTAGTTAAGTTCCTTTCAAGTCCTGAGGTACAGAAGGATGTTGCGAACAGTGGTTTAGCTATACCTATAAGGAAATCAGTCGCTTACTCTGATGCTTTCTTAAAAGCCTCAGCTATAGTTAAGAACCAGCCTCAGGTTGATAGCAAGGTTTATCTTGATGCTTTACAGTTTGTAACAGACTTTAGAAGACCGGTAAAGTGGGTTGAGATGAGAGATATTCTTGATGAGTATATTCAAAAAGTTCTCAATAATGATATGAAAGCAATTGATGCTCTGAAAGAGCTACAGCTTGATATAGAGGGGACTATTGGTAGTTAG
- a CDS encoding putative PEP-binding protein — translation MLEGIYFFSQNGFSKKPKDISKIGVRGERILELVELGLPIPPGLLLDSDKAKALDTKSINAILEYVKDISKITGRKLGDPESPLFLKLIISPDLRLVKFPGVRFLGINDSTFELLKDKVDERFAYIAYCTFLEEMARFGAEYRPDVFFSLPEADDLRVLSIKELKERLKYDREYIEKGIPSDLEERIAYVLQQMSAIARINSDIDVGILVQEMVLGNYSPESFTGYFYTRNIVTGEPIIQGKVFRRNYFIDEDSKGEEITDLEKETLEELQNFAQLLEERYKEIRYVMVVKETGKVWVIEQDTVQHKSSQAEIKLYMDLMKKKIIDERFIIDRVNPGHLVELLHKTIDIGWIKKNQVKYVSGGIAGSPGVATGRVFFSTDRLVEEYNRALKMGLDTRLILVMPATYAEDVKAIEIGQGVLTTEGGYASHAPVVARSLGKVSLINPRIKLGPNYFEIDGIRVNEGDYITLEVPFYESPKIYFGEVKTVEPDFDKNGLMDFLKIVDNYISPDFVVRANADQPREAMLARKLGAKGIGLCRTEHMFFEKERLPIFQELIISDNYEKRKEILAELKKFQKKDFIDLFIAMSGEPVTIRLLDAPLHEFLPHNDKELEDLYDFLKSKKYDITKEKLKEICDLKKEVNPMLGHRGVRVAVTYPEIYEMQACAIAEAAVEVKKNGFEPIPEIMIPVVMNYRELNLVINGKVMEGRRIRGIKEVVDEIIKSSGVDIPVKYGSMIEIPSAALHADKIAVFAEFVSFGTNDLTHTTYGLSRDDISSFLPDYTEMDLIEDNPFKVLGEEVAELIIIAVHRGRMVRPDLKIGLCGEHGADPRNIEFLKLTGLDYVSVSPYSIPLAKLAIAKINLKEYQQ, via the coding sequence ATGTTGGAAGGAATATATTTTTTTAGTCAAAATGGATTTAGCAAAAAACCTAAGGATATATCCAAGATTGGTGTTAGAGGCGAAAGAATCTTAGAGTTAGTTGAATTAGGACTACCCATACCACCAGGACTCTTACTTGACAGCGACAAAGCTAAGGCTCTTGATACTAAATCCATAAACGCAATACTTGAGTATGTAAAGGACATATCCAAAATCACTGGTAGGAAGTTAGGAGACCCCGAATCTCCATTGTTTCTGAAGCTGATAATTAGCCCAGATCTGAGGTTGGTGAAATTCCCAGGAGTGAGGTTTCTCGGAATAAACGACTCAACCTTTGAATTACTCAAAGATAAAGTAGATGAGAGATTTGCCTACATAGCATACTGCACATTCTTGGAAGAGATGGCAAGGTTTGGCGCGGAATACAGGCCCGATGTGTTCTTCTCGCTCCCCGAGGCAGACGATCTGAGAGTATTATCTATAAAAGAACTAAAGGAGAGACTAAAATACGATAGAGAATATATAGAGAAAGGCATACCATCAGACTTAGAGGAGAGAATTGCCTACGTTCTTCAGCAGATGTCTGCTATCGCTAGAATAAACTCTGATATTGATGTTGGGATACTAGTCCAGGAAATGGTTTTAGGTAACTATTCCCCGGAGTCTTTTACCGGCTACTTTTATACAAGAAATATTGTAACCGGAGAACCTATTATCCAGGGTAAAGTTTTTAGAAGAAACTATTTCATAGATGAAGACAGCAAAGGTGAAGAAATTACCGATCTAGAGAAAGAAACTCTTGAAGAATTACAAAATTTTGCACAACTACTGGAGGAGAGGTATAAAGAAATAAGATATGTTATGGTAGTTAAAGAAACGGGAAAGGTATGGGTAATAGAACAAGATACCGTTCAACACAAATCCTCACAAGCCGAAATAAAGCTGTATATGGATCTTATGAAGAAGAAAATAATTGACGAAAGGTTCATCATTGACAGAGTTAATCCTGGACATTTAGTAGAGCTTTTACACAAAACCATTGACATAGGATGGATAAAGAAAAACCAAGTTAAATATGTCTCTGGAGGCATTGCAGGATCACCAGGAGTTGCTACCGGTAGAGTGTTCTTCTCAACAGACAGATTAGTAGAAGAATACAATAGAGCATTGAAGATGGGGCTAGATACCAGACTTATACTGGTGATGCCTGCAACTTATGCTGAGGATGTTAAGGCAATAGAAATTGGTCAAGGAGTTCTAACAACTGAAGGGGGATACGCATCACACGCTCCGGTGGTAGCAAGATCACTGGGTAAAGTCAGTTTAATAAACCCTAGGATAAAGCTTGGTCCCAACTATTTTGAAATTGACGGAATAAGAGTAAATGAAGGCGATTACATAACCTTGGAGGTGCCCTTCTACGAGTCTCCTAAAATATACTTCGGTGAAGTAAAAACAGTAGAACCAGATTTTGACAAAAATGGTCTGATGGACTTTCTTAAAATCGTAGATAACTACATCTCTCCAGATTTCGTCGTAAGAGCCAATGCAGATCAACCAAGAGAAGCAATGCTTGCCAGAAAACTAGGCGCTAAAGGAATAGGACTATGTAGAACCGAACATATGTTCTTTGAAAAAGAAAGGTTACCAATATTCCAGGAGCTTATAATCTCCGACAACTATGAGAAAAGAAAAGAAATTCTCGCAGAGTTAAAGAAATTCCAAAAGAAAGATTTCATAGACCTATTCATCGCTATGAGTGGCGAACCAGTAACAATAAGACTTCTGGACGCACCACTTCACGAATTTTTACCACACAATGACAAAGAGCTTGAGGATCTATACGATTTCTTAAAAAGTAAGAAATACGATATCACTAAAGAGAAACTCAAGGAGATATGCGATCTTAAAAAGGAAGTTAACCCCATGCTTGGACATAGAGGAGTAAGAGTAGCTGTAACCTATCCTGAGATATACGAAATGCAAGCCTGTGCAATTGCAGAAGCTGCAGTTGAAGTCAAAAAGAATGGATTTGAACCAATACCAGAGATAATGATACCTGTAGTTATGAACTACAGAGAGCTAAACCTAGTTATAAACGGCAAAGTAATGGAAGGCAGAAGAATAAGGGGAATAAAAGAAGTTGTTGACGAGATAATCAAAAGTAGTGGAGTTGATATACCTGTTAAGTATGGTTCTATGATAGAAATTCCTTCCGCCGCACTGCACGCAGATAAAATCGCAGTGTTTGCAGAATTCGTAAGTTTCGGAACAAACGATCTAACACACACAACCTATGGACTTTCCAGAGACGATATCTCCTCATTCTTACCAGACTACACCGAAATGGACTTAATTGAAGATAATCCGTTCAAAGTATTGGGAGAAGAAGTCGCAGAACTTATAATCATAGCAGTGCACAGAGGAAGAATGGTAAGACCTGACCTTAAAATAGGACTCTGTGGAGAACATGGAGCTGACCCAAGAAATATAGAATTCCTTAAGCTAACAGGCCTTGACTACGTCTCAGTATCACCTTACAGTATACCTCTTGCTAAATTAGCTATAGCTAAAATAAACCTGAAAGAATACCAACAGTAA